From Saccharomycodes ludwigii strain NBRC 1722 chromosome IV, whole genome shotgun sequence, one genomic window encodes:
- the GTT3 gene encoding Gtt3p (similar to Saccharomyces cerevisiae YEL017W | GTT3 | GlutaThione Transferase): MPHKLSVIKAKELSELTHDFFNSWKKKEIKVVMERVGLTVTSKMTKFTMIEELEGFFNKNVIISSFDMENYLSKHGVENHRNKKTLNKRNHREAYDNAIKSEEEDDAIIFNLYEYFQLKQRLIYGEDKIGMNDIIKVDEEEEQKEEEQEEEEEEQEEEEEEQEEEEEEQEEEEEEQEEEEEEQEEEEEELVEEDQVKEEQVEEELVEEELVEEELVEEEKVEEEQVKEEQVEEELVEEEKVEEEQVKEEQVEEEQKQDGKQEGFVEEFKENELISSQNQTDNSNEEACDLLITSYEDYQDLKQNQEKSLIPNKKKNYIVKFFNNLNFCNTSQGESKANDDNVVDFEFKFEEWWNDIQSKVKDSNNSIRDYLSTLSTVELIFTIIEYVVLISKLPKLDNGDNNNTSNKEIILFDLANYTVISVLLPMLISYYVNFIRFDIELLNSRDPLIYHISKILIFLVLNKYSKHIVWNCNSCRFNIFKYGDMSIFDEDVLQVSVVGSLSCCLLCLYLF, from the coding sequence atgcCCCATAAACTAAGTGTTATCAAAGCTAAAGAGTTAAGTGAGTTAACACATGATTTCTTCAATTCatggaagaaaaaagaaatcaaaGTAGTAATGGAAAGAGTTGGATTGACTGTAACAAGCAAAATGACAAAATTTACAATGATTGAAGAGTTGGAGggattttttaataaaaatgtaataATCTCCTCATTTGATATGGAAAATTACTTGTCTAAGCATGGGGTTGAAAAccatagaaataaaaaaactttgaatAAGAGGAACCATCGGGAAGCATACGACAATGCAATTAAAAGCGAGGAGGAAGATGAtgctattattttcaatttatatgAGTATTTTCAGTTGAAACAAAGATTGATTTATGGCGAGGATAAAATAGGTATGAATGATATAATTAAGgtagatgaagaagaagaacaaaaagaagaagaacaagaagaggaggaggaagaacaagaagaggaggaggaagaacaagaagaggaggaggaagaacaagaagaggaggaggaagaacaagaagaggaggaggaagaacaagaagaggaggaggaagaaCTAGTGGAGGAAGATCAAGTTAAGGAAGAACAAGTAGAGGAAGAACTAGTAGAGGAAGAACTAGTAGAGGAAGAACTAGTagaggaagaaaaagtaGAGGAAGAACAAGTGAAGGAAGAACAAGTAGAGGAAGAACTAGTagaggaagaaaaagtaGAGGAAGAACAAGTGAAGGAAGAACAAGTAGAGgaagaacaaaaacaaGATGGAAAACAAGAGGGATTTGTGGAAGAATTCAAAGAAAACGAACTTATTTCAAGTCAAAATCAAACGGACAACAGTAATGAAGAGGCTTGCGATTTACTGATCACATCATATGAGGATTATCaagatttaaaacaaaatcaagaaaaaaGCCTCATAccaaataagaaaaagaattacaTTGTGAAATTCTTTAATAACTTAAATTTCTGTAACACTAGTCAAGGAGAGTCAAAAGcaaatgatgataatgtgGTTGATTTTGAGTTTAAATTTGAAGAATGGTGGAATGATATTCAATCGAAAGTAAAagatagtaataatagcatAAGAGATTACCTATCTACATTAAGTACGGTTGAATTAATATTCACAATTATAGAAtatgttgttttaatttcaaaattaccCAAGCTTGACAATggtgacaataataatacttcaAACAAGGagattattttgtttgattTGGCGAATTATACTGTAATCAGTGTACTGCTACCTATGCTAATCAGTTATTACGTTAATTTTATACGTTTTGACATTGAACTATTGAATTCAAGAGACCCATTGATCTACCATATTAGCAAaatactaatttttttggttttgaataaatataGTAAACACATTGTTTGGAATTGTAATTCTTGTAGgttcaatattttcaaatatggAGATATGAGTATTTTTGATGAAGATGTTTTACAAGTTAGTGTTGTTGGTAGTTTGAgttgttgtttattatgtttatatttgttttag
- the PMP2 gene encoding proteolipid ATPase (similar to Saccharomyces cerevisiae YEL017C-A | PMP2 | Plasma Membrane Proteolipid (paralog of YCR024C-A | PMP1)) — MQLLPGGVILVFVLVGLAGITIVLTIAYNKYKARKAALDRF, encoded by the coding sequence ATGCAATTGTTACCAGGTGGTGTTATTTTAGTTTTCGTTTTAGTCGGGTTGGCTGGTATTACCATCGTTTTGACCATTGCTTACAACAAATATAAGGCTAGAAAAGCTGCTTTAGacagattttaa
- the MMS21 gene encoding SUMO ligase MMS21 (similar to Saccharomyces cerevisiae YEL019C | MMS21 | Methyl MethaneSulfonate sensitivity) encodes MTFNIDKELITLPIHQNTIKEYNEQLRYPPSMFNNNYNIDFKTQTKQLLETYIDCYIAGIVDLANSTSKINKLGGNYIKYLHIQYANNTVLKNKLEQFKTDYKNISKDISTDNLTLDYIVNDENYYFSQLLNNIVSTEGSSTSTDTDFNNYCKNLNDPLLKVFKCLPLLLKDPMCVLPDDEENNINNNDDDDVKVAGGTIELTCPITCRPYAYPMISRKCNHVFDKDGLTNYFQSNEDGNQIKCPQGACKAYLTMSDFIKDDIMDLRCKIYKNISKKNKLNKNNDNINDVIL; translated from the coding sequence ATGACCTTCAACATAGATAAAGAGCTTATAACGTTGCCTATCCATCAAAATACTATCAAAGAATATAATGAACAGTTAAGGTATCCACCTTCTAtgtttaataacaattacAACATCGATTTTAAAACTCAAACTAAACAGCTTTTGGAGACATATATAGATTGTTACATTGCTGGGATTGTCGATTTAGCTAATTCTACatccaaaataaataaactgGGAggaaattatataaaatatctaCATATTCAATACGCTAATAATACAGTCCTAAAGAATAAGCTAGAACAGTTTAAAACAGATTACAAAAACATATCAAAAGATATAAGTACTGATAATCTTACTCTAGATTATATAGTTAATGATGAAAACTACTACTTTAGccaacttttaaataatattgtgAGCACAGAAGGCAGTTCCACTTCAACCGACACTGATTTCAATAATTattgtaaaaatttaaatgatcCATTATTAAAGGTGTTTAAATGTCTACCATTACTACTAAAAGACCCAATGTGTGTTTTACCAGATGACGAGGAAAAcaatatcaacaacaatgatgacgatgatgtGAAGGTTGCTGGCGGTACTATTGAATTAACTTGTCCAATCACTTGTAGACCTTATGCTTATCCAATGATTAGCAGAAAGTGCAATCATGTCTTTGATAAAGATGGTTTAACCAATTACTTCCAAAGTAATGAGGATGGAAATCAAATCAAATGTCCTCAAGGAGCATGCAAAGCTTATTTAACCATGAGTGATTTTATTAAGGATGATATTATGGATCTAAGATGCAAAATCTATAAGAATATCTCGAAGAAGAACAAACTCAATAAGAACAATGACAATATAAACGATGTTATTTTGTAG
- the SLM5 gene encoding asparagine--tRNA ligase SLM5 (similar to Saccharomyces cerevisiae YCR024C | SLM5 | Synthetic Lethal with Mss4): protein MPTLTTIKNLFVQAKNISKPTILNNTQVNGWVKSVRNLKHITFVDISDGTTSSNLKIVIPKLQNISPLKMGESVKIINPELIPTANKREQLFEVKIHNGGSDSNDNNLSQLIKLGSIDPATYPLQKKQLGLNYLRNTAPQYKFKTDYLSSMMRFRSFIELQIFKTMDEMGYIKVSPPIITGSDCEGAGELFELLPRGYFKKTSAPISQGTPALSNSYLTVSTQLHLEVLAQSLSSVYTLTPCFRAEKSDTNRHLSEFWMMELETCFIEDIHELCGITQSILKEVIKNCIPHYEELLPNMKPLDIDGGSTKMDKKKILDSWENLVKNKWPIVTYTEVINILNRKIKESKVQFFKYNNGKEVQWGDDIHSEYEKWLAGEYFASPVFVIDYPKNIKAFYMKQNTPDNKTVSCFDLLVPEIGEIVGGSMREDRYDVLLKEMEARGMSSNSDPSLKWYLDLRMNGTVPHGGFGLGIERFVTYLFGGHNNIKDAIPFYRVANGPIDI from the coding sequence ATGCCAACGTTAACTACCATTAAAAACTTGTTTGTTCAAgccaaaaatatatcaaaaccaacaatattaaataacacGCAGGTTAATGGGTGGGTTAAATCTGTTAGAAACTTGAAACATATAACTTTTGTAGATATTTCTGATGGTACAACTTCGtccaatttaaaaatagttaTTCCTAAACTACAAAACATCAGTCCATTGAAAATGGGTGAAAGtgtaaaaattataaatccAGAATTAATACCTACTGCAAATAAAAGAGAACAACTATTTGAAGTCAAGATCCATAATGGTGGTAGCGATAGCAATGACAATAATCTCAGCCAATTGATTAAATTAGGCTCCATTGATCCAGCTACGTATccattacaaaaaaaacaattaggTTTAAACTACTTGAGAAATACTGCACCTCAATACAAGTTTAAAACGGACTACCTAAGTAGTATGATGAGATTCAGATCTTTTATTGAACTCCAAATATTCAAAACCATGGATGAGATGGGCTATATTAAAGTATCCCCTCCCATAATAACCGGCTCTGACTGCGAGGGTGCTGGTGAATTATTTGAACTGCTGCCAAGAGGTTACTTTAAAAAGACCAGCGCCCCTATCAGTCAAGGAACGCCGGCTCTCAGCAATTCGTACTTGACTGTCTCTACGCAATTACATTTAGAAGTTCTCGCCCAATCTTTAAGCAGTGTTTATACCTTGACACCGTGCTTTAGGGCCGAAAAATCAGATACTAATAGACATTTGAGTGAGTTTTGGATGATGGAGTTAGAAACTTGTTTTATTGAAGACATTCACGAGCTATGCGGTATCACCCAATCGATTTTGAAAgaagttattaaaaattgcaTTCCCCACTATGAAGAATTATTACCAAACATGAAGCCATTGGATATTGATGGAGGTAGTACAAAAatggacaaaaaaaaaattcttgaTTCATGGGAAAATTTAGTTAAGAATAAGTGGCCTATTGTAACATATACTGAAGTTATTAACATTTTGAATAGGAAAATTAAAGAGTCCAAAgtccaattttttaaatataataatggcAAGGAGGTGCAATGGGGCGATGATATACATAGCGAATATGAAAAATGGTTGGCCGGCGAGTATTTTGCATCTCCAGTATTCGTAATTGACTACcccaaaaatatcaaagcATTTTACATGAAACAAAACACCcctgataataaaacagtttcttgttttgatttattgGTCCCTGAGATCGGAGAGATTGTTGGTGGCTCAATGAGAGAGGATAGATATGATGTACTATTGAAGGAGATGGAGGCAAGGGGTATGTCGTCTAATAGTGATCCTAGTTTAAAATGGTACTTAGATTTAAGAATGAACGGCACTGTTCCTCATGGTGGTTTTGGTTTAGGTATAGAAAGATTTGtaacttatttatttggtgGTCACAATAACATTAAGGATGCTATTCCATTCTACAGAGTAGCCAACGGTCCAATtgatatttaa
- the PXP1 gene encoding putative indolepyruvate decarboxylase family protein (similar to Saccharomyces cerevisiae YEL020C | PXP1 | PeroXisomal Protein) — protein MNDNNICEQITQNLIKYDVTVVFGIVGIPIVELANHFINSKKIKFIPFRNEQAASYAASCYSYLMSNSSKSKICGLLVVGGPGIIHALSGVFNSIENKWPLLVMAGSLEASSLYKAGGSGFQELDQVNLLSNFHINFTGRLDTNIPNCPDRVFHKAINGCIQSNNVSYIDIPGNLISNNNGTNNNTSINTTSSSKYNITSLKIRPDPNAIKLIASTIIRKSKMNLLLVVGKGAVNSSAAIRKFVNKYQIPFLPTPMAKGIIEDSNPLNVSSARSASLQKAELVIVLGARLNWILHFGESPKWNDNVQFIQADRDPKSLEFSNDTNKYVGCLGDIDLFVNDLMASLDLEIATNNTLKLNNLIQLVKKQIEWNVEKLKLKESKPGYQNLLTYNQVYSNIRSHLIDSETIIVAEGANTMDIARISFPTDYPKRRLDAATTATMGCGLPYAITAKLTNPDKLILCIQGDSAFGFSGMELETAHRCNLPIIVIVMNNSGIYHGYIKNKNETGNLCPSTALSKNCRYDLVARGLGFKGYLVHDLRELNEAFIKAVKDYKENGVGSLLNVIIEPGKQGKLEFGWQGKNGTNTAARAKL, from the coding sequence atgaatgATAACAATATCTGTGAACAAATTACgcaaaatttaattaaatatgaTGTTACTGTGGTTTTTGGTATTGTTGGTATCCCTATTGTGGAACTAGCCAATCATTTTATCAActccaaaaaaatcaaatttattcCTTTTAGAAATGAACAGGCCGCTTCGTATGCAGCTTCATGCTATTCTTATTTGATGAGTAATAGCAGCAAAAGTAAAATATGTGGCTTGCTAGTTGTTGGCGGACCAGGTATTATCCACGCATTAAGCGGTGTATTTAATtctattgaaaataaatggCCATTATTGGTTATGGCCGGTAGCTTAGAGGCTTCAAGTTTATATAAGGCTGGCGGCAGTGGATTTCAAGAGTTAGATCAGgttaatttattaagtAATTTCCATATCAATTTCACTGGTAGATTAGATACTAATATTCCTAATTGTCCTGATAGGGTATTTCATAAAGCCATAAATGGTTGTATTCAGTCCAATAATGTTTCTTACATAGATATTCCGGGGAATTTAATatctaataacaatggtactaataataatacctcTATTAATACAACTTCTAGTAGCAAATACAACATAacttctttaaaaattagaCCGGATCCAAATGCTATCAAACTAATTGCTTCGACTATTATAAGAAAAAGCAAAATGAACTTGCTATTGGTGGTTGGTAAAGGCGCTGTTAATTCATCTGCAGCAATAAGaaaatttgttaataaGTACCAGATACCGTTTTTGCCGACTCCAATGGCAAAGGGGATAATAGAGGACTCTAATCCGTTGAACGTTTCTTCTGCAAGATCGGCAAGTTTGCAAAAAGCAGAGTTGGTTATTGTTTTGGGTGCTAGATTAAATTGGATCTTACATTTTGGTGAATCACCCAAGTGGAATGATAATGTACAATTTATTCAGGCCGATAGGGATCCAAAAAGTTTAGAATTTTCCAATGACACCAATAAATACGTTGGCTGTTTGGGCgatattgatttatttgttaatgaTTTAATGGCTAGTTTGGATCTTGAAATTGCCACCAACAAtactttaaaattaaataacttGATTCAACTAgtcaaaaaacaaatcgAATGGaatgttgaaaaattaaaattaaaagagtCAAAACCAGGTTACCAAAATTTGCTGACCTATAACCAAGTTTATTCAAACATCAGAAGCCACTTAATTGATTCAGAAACCATTATTGTGGCCGAAGGGGCCAATACTATGGACATTGCAAGAATCTCATTTCCAACAGATTATCCTAAGAGAAGGTTAGACGCGGCAACTACCGCTACAATGGGCTGTGGATTACCGTATGCTATAACTGCTAAATTAACTAACCCAGACAAATTAATACTATGTATTCAAGGTGATTCTGCATTTGGTTTTTCTGGAATGGAGTTAGAAACTGCTCATAGATGTAACTTACCAATTATTGTTATCGTAATGAACAACAGCGGGATATATCATGggtatattaaaaataaaaatgagaCCGGAAACCTTTGTCCTTCTACTGCTCTAAGCAAAAATTGTAGGTACGATTTAGTGGCACGTGGTTTAGGTTTTAAAGGGTACTTGGTACATGATTTAAGAGAACTAAATGAAGCTTTTATCAAAGCTGTTAAAGActataaagaaaatggaGTGGGTAGTTTATTAAATGTTATCATAGAGCCTGGAAAACAAGGGAAATTAGAGTTTGGTTGGCAAGGTAAAAACGGAACAAACACTGCCGCTAGAGCCAAATTATGA
- a CDS encoding GATA-type transcription factor (similar to Saccharomyces cerevisiae YMR136W | GAT2 | protein containing GATA family zinc finger motifs) gives MFSTPKSAVFKTFISSSPTFNSNNNGKDKNSNDAVTTNTTSNETNALTTVDAHDLTNGKIMASTQSNKGQTNNVTRLPSITELFSSSISNRHTVDPQISPLSPTSVRFRTPNYSLDNTNPQRYVTFNTYSSVCDDDDYQKNNHNNSKSSNFLHFNRSPQPTSNISTHYNPTKPTITTTTTTTTSSSNNSNNSSPQKRNSLDKLCTAIQAVEQGEPCSKDNITITNTRNNSVNYSRSYSIDNLMDISDKSFMEDKSDYSKCKETLSNLNNFVVQLQNYNKKWDTILSSDSNNNNSDNDNFNKYLNIQDIHHALELNAAYRANLQVLMNIKKKNLKVYPDSDLNMASSLTSSSLSSSSSSSSSNTTSVTNSFSATQQLQPPQQLNLPLNLQPLPLPQLSNKDEKPILNGAGSFIYPLANRNSIANVATLTENKNNNNTNTNNDGISGGGTARSTFINAPTHRKTISDPSSMNYHHNNINTKRSLVNNHYGTHMVTLSNILAIPANSEELPHSFGTTNTTATSNNIIRGKKRSHIKSKSMTMPKSTYNSSIPTKRNNSIIPSYSNIGIKKTKSADGKKANDPSKTNNSSDMKCLHCGQNDTPEWRRGPYGNRSLCNACGLFYGKLIRKFGFNDSNLLMHYRRSKNADDRRVPKAVEVPEKFIAEYNRNLE, from the coding sequence ATGTTCTCCACACCGAAGAGCGCAGTGTTTAAGAcatttatttcttcttctcccACTTtcaatagtaacaataatggtaaGGATAAAAACTCTAACGatgctgttactaccaATACTACTTCTAATGAAACTAACGCTTTGACTACCGTCGATGCCCATGACCTGACCAACGGTAAAATAATGGCTTCCACCCAGTCAAATAAAGGCCAGACCAATAATGTTACAAGACTACCCAGCATTACTGAATTATTCTCGAGCAGTATTAGTAACAGACACACTGTGGACCCACAGATATCTCCCTTAAGTCCAACATCTGTTCGTTTTAGAACACCAAATTACTCTTTGGATAATACAAATCCACAACGATACGTAACTTTTAATACATACAGCAGTGTTTGCgacgatgatgattatCAGAAAAATAACCATAATAATTCGAAATCTAGcaattttttacattttaacAGATCTCCACAGCCTACTAGTAATATTTCCACCCACTACAACCCCACTAaaccaacaataacaacaactactactactactactagtagtagtaataacagCAATAACAGTAGCccacaaaaaagaaattctTTGGACAAGTTATGCACGGCTATTCAAGCTGTTGAACAGGGCGAACCTTGTTCTAAagataatattactattactaataCTAGGAACAACTCAGTAAATTATTCTCGATCTTACTCTATCGACAACCTTATGGATATTAGtgataaaagttttatggAAGATAAAAGTGACTATAGCAAATGTAAAGAAACTTTGAGcaatttgaataattttgtagtacaattacaaaattataataagaAATGGGATACTATTTTGAGCAGtgatagcaataataacaacagtgACAATgacaattttaataaatatttgaacATTCAAGATATTCACCATGCTCTTGAACTAAATGCAGCTTATAGAGCCAATTTACAGGTACTAATGAAcatcaaaaagaaaaacttaAAAGTTTATCCAGATTCAGATTTAAATATGGCTTCCTCTTTaacatcatcatcattatcatcgtCATCGTCATCCTCCTCTTCTAACACTACTTCGGTCACTAATTCTTTTAGTGCTACTCAGCAACTGCAACCACCACAACAGTTGAATCTACCGCTAAACTTACAACCACTACCGTTACCACAATTGTCCAACAAAGATGAAAAACCTATTTTGAATGGTGCTGGAAGTTTTATATATCCATTGGCTAACCGGAACAGTATTGCTAATGTTGCTACCCTTAccgaaaataaaaataacaacaatactaACACCAATAACGATGGTATTAGTGGCGGTGGTACTGCTAGATCAACTTTTATCAATGCTCCCACCCACAGAAAAACTATATCTGATCCCTCTAGTATGAATTATCATCACAACAACATTAATACTAAAAGAAGCTTAGTTAATAATCATTACGGGACACATATGGTCACTCTTTCTAATATTTTAGCCATCCCAGCTAATTCAGAAGAGTTACCACATTCTTTTGGTACTACAAATACCACAGCAACCAGCAATAACATTATAcgggggaaaaaaagaagtcaTATTAAAAGTAAGAGTATGACGATGCCCAAATCTACCTATAATAGTAGTATTCCAACCAAGagaaataatagtattattcCCTCCTATTCGAATATAggcattaaaaaaactaagTCAGCAGATGGGAAAAAAGCAAACGATCCCAGTAAGACAAACAATAGTAGTGATATGAAATGTTTGCACTGTGGTCAAAATGATACACCAGAGTGGAGAAGAGGTCCATATGGTAATAGATCGTTGTGTAATGCATGTGGGTTATTCTATGGAAAATTGATTAGGAAATTTGGCTTTAATGAttccaatttattaatgCATTATAGAAGATCTAAAAATGCTGATGATAGAAGGGTCCCTAAAGCTGTTGAGGTTCCAGAAAAATTTATTGCAGAGTATAATAGGAACTTGGAATAA
- the EDC3 gene encoding Edc3p (similar to Saccharomyces cerevisiae YEL015W | EDC3 | Enhancer of mRNA DeCapping), protein MSQFSGFGVKVELQDGKIITGKINKCTSKSLILNDVKFSDGGTSAIFKVKSSRLKDLSVISVPPKKKYNNNTNNINIDDNTGSTNLNGNQRVYFNTLENSSQNNRELWGDDDVQKIKESSDFDFASNLAMFNKKSVFEQLKQKDQIDPSKRLVSFNKKGIDDINGNGMKATNVNNNKINYENHEMVLADTKNDYWDSIDSMKNHENGDISGKTNSDPRDNTTGVTATHDSSVNDKNYDSTNSTATTNSNNVDYTGNFSPITKSINITHLLKRGNTATTTITTHENHNDSSNENDVNATTTTTTTAITNTNNDNNNNNNNNNNDDIGTGTGKNDASNYNKTTSATTQDVLEQIQKVLSNVPPSDINSISTKSRRGSSYNSNTINCTSPLLSISKCFQETRSKEYIPTSTPLQLLEIDRLASDEYNFSYSLQVEHVAIHLSTFIKKRKLGGNVRLNKKNNNAPPLVVILCSMDSKCSIQAIAIGRTLCQTKHVRVLTCMYSGTNSDVTTNGGSRNSNGSNLYELEMNKQLELYKKCGGKIVGNTTTLENVLSKLNSPVELIIDGIQGYDCNLEDLVQGTDYNDLIEMIDWCNSKTAASTVNHEHQCECWSLELPSGVDPNTGDCNFITTVIPNTVVSLGLPLSVLLNDNLSDKDNNSSNKTYYLVDMGIPSGVFNLKNTLRKFVVMEEVFAVDGVVQIMVPPALYSSFG, encoded by the coding sequence ATGTCACAATTTTCTGGGTTTGGTGTGAAAGTAGAATTACAAGACGGTAAGATAATAACTGgtaaaattaacaaatgtACGAGTAAATCTTTAATATTGAATGATGTTAAATTCAGTGACGGTGGAACTAGtgctatttttaaagtCAAGTCATCTAGATTGAAGGATTTAAGCGTCATAAGTGTTCcaccaaagaaaaaatacaataacaatactaataatataaacattGACGATAATACTGGTAGTACGAACCTTAATGGTAACCAAAGAGTTTACTTTAATACGCTTGAGAATTCTTCTCAAAATAATAGGGAGTTATGGGGTGATGACGATGTTcagaaaattaaagaatcCTCTGACTTTGATTTTGCTAGTAATTTAGCcatgtttaataaaaaaagtgtttttGAACAATTGAAACAAAAGGATCAGATAGATCCGTCGAAAAGGTTAGTCAgctttaataaaaagggAATCGATGATATAAATGGAAATGGTATGAAAGCTACTAATgtcaacaataataaaattaattatgaAAATCATGAAATGGTTTTAGCTGACACTAAAAATGATTATTGGGATAGTATAGATTCAATGAAAAATCATGAAAATGGAGATATTTCTGGTAAAACAAATAGCGATCCTCGTGATAATACCACAGGTGTTACTGCGACTCATGATAGCAGCGTTAACGATAAAAATTATGATAGTACTAATAGTACTGCCACtactaatagtaataatgttgATTATACTGGTAATTTTTCACCAATTACCAAATCTATTAATATTActcatttattaaaaagaggCAATACggctactactactattactacTCATGAAAATCACAATGATAGTagtaatgaaaatgatgttaatgctactactactactaccaccacTGCCATCACCAATActaacaatgataataataataataataataataataacaatgacgATATTGGTACTGGTACTGGTAAGAATGATGCCagtaattataataaaaccaCCAGTGCTACTACACAGGACGTTTTAGAGCAAATTCAAAAGGTTTTGAGTAATGTACCACCCAGTGACATCAATAGTATTAGCACTAAAAGCAGAAGGGGTTCTAGTTATAATAGCAACACCATAAACTGTACATCTCCTCTTTTATCAATATCTAAATGTTTCCAAGAAACAAGGAGTAAAGAGTATATCCCAACCTCGACACCTTTGcaattattagaaatagaCAGATTAGCTAGTGATGAATACAACTTTTCGTATAGTCTACAAGTGGAACACGTTGCCATTCATTTATCAacttttatcaaaaaaagaaagttgGGTGGAAATGTTagattaaataaaaaaaataacaatgcCCCGCCATTAGTAGTTATTCTGTGCAGCATGGATTCCAAGTGTAGTATCCAAGCCATTGCTATAGGTAGAACATTGTGCCAAACAAAACATGTAAGGGTGTTGACATGTATGTATAGTGGTACTAACAGTGATGTTACAACAAATGGTGGTAGCAGAAACTCGAATGGCAGTAACTTGTATGAATTAGAAATGAACAAGCAGTTGGAACTATACAAAAAATGTGGGGGTAAAATTGTTGGAAACACGACTACCCTAGAAAATGTATTATCTAAGTTGAATTCCCCTGTAGAATTAATTATTGACGGTATCCAAGGTTATGATTGCAATTTAGAGGATTTGGTACAAGGTACTGATTATAACGATCTAATAGAAATGATTGATTGGTGTAATAGTAAGACTGCTGCAAGTACGGTTAACCATGAACACCAATGTGAATGTTGGTCTTTGGAATTGCCTAGCGGTGTTGATCCCAACACTGGTGattgtaattttattacGACTGTTATTCCAAATACGGTAGTATCTTTAGGATTACCATTATctgtattattaaatgataatttaAGTGACAAAGACAACAATAGTAGCAACAAGACTTATTATTTGGTTGATATGGGCATACCTTCTGGTGTTTTCAACCTAAAGAACACATTACGTAAATTTGTTGTTATGGAAGAAGTGTTTGCGGTAGACGGTGTTGTACAAATAATGGTACCACCTGCTTTGTATTCTTCTTTTGGTTAA